One genomic region from Chionomys nivalis chromosome 17, mChiNiv1.1, whole genome shotgun sequence encodes:
- the Ncaph2 gene encoding condensin-2 complex subunit H2 isoform X2: MEDVEVRFAHLLQPIRDLTKNWEVDVAAQLGEYLEELDQICISFDEGKTTMNFIEAALLIQGSACVYSKKVEYLYSLVYQALDFISGKRQAKQLSLAQEDRSNRAVNSGTPYETEDEFLSLDDFPDSRANVDLKNDQTSSELLIIPLVPMALVAPDEVEKNSSPLYSCQGEVLASRKDFRMNTCTPDPRGSFMLDPVGMCPVEPADLCPMPRSQKDAEDAEGQPMEVSGNGSQVSVLNISQEPEGPMLSGGDEDAEDAAEPQEAALEPAEPRTSQQTATLPRRYLLRERQGNPEPASRLQETPDPWQSLDPFDSLDSKVFQKGKPFSVPPGMEEPPGHKRKRKGATKLQDFHQWYLAAYADHADSRRPRRKGPTFADMEVLYWKHVRDQLESLQKLQRQKMTERWLPGAKEDMWPVEEERLEDSLEDLGEADDFLEPEEYAEREEVMPGEAADLDAEAMPESLRYEELVRRNVELFIATSQKFVQETELSQRIRDWEDTIQPLLQEQEQHVPFDIHTYGDQLVSRFPQLNEWCPFAELVAGQPAFEVCRSMLASLQLANDYTVEITQQPGLEAAVDTMSLRLLTHQRAHTRFQTYAAPSMVQP, from the exons ATGGAGGATGTGGAGGTGCGCTTCGCTCACCTCTTGCAGCCCATCCGAGATCTCACTAAGAACTGGGAGGTGGACGTAGCGGCACAGCTGGGCGAATATCTGGAGGAG CTGGACCAGATCTGCATCTCTTTTGATGAAGGCAAAACCACTATGAACTTCATTGAGGCAGCACTGTTGATCCAGGGCTCGGCTTGTGTCTACAGTAAAAAG GTGGAGTACCTCTACTCACTGGTCTACCAGGCTCTTGATTTTATTTCTGGCAAGAG GCAAGCCAAGCAACTCTCCTTAGCACAGGAAGATAGGAGCAACAGGGCTGTCAACTCAGGAACTCCCTATGAAACAGAGGATGAG TTCCTGTCACTGGATGACTTCCCTGACTCCCGGGCTAATGTGGATCTGAAAAACGACCAGACATCCAGT GAGCTGCTTATCATACCCCTTGTGCCCATGGCTCTGGTGGCCCCTGATGAAGTGGAGAAGAACAGCAGCCCCTTGTATAG CTGTCAGGGTGAGGTCTTGGCCAGCCGAAAGGATTTCAGGATGAACACATGTACCCCTGACCCCAGAGGTTCCTTTATGTTGGATCCAGTGGGAATGTGTCCTGTGGAGCCTGCAGATTTGTGCCCCATGCCAAGGAGCCAGAAAG ATGCTGAGGATGCTGAGGGGCAGCCGATGGAAGTCTCTGGGAATGGGAGTCAAGTTTCCGTACTCAACATCTCCCAAGAGCCAG AAGGCCCAATGCTCAGCGGTGGTGATGAGGATGCAGAGGATGCAGCAGAGCCCCAGGAGGCTGCTCTAGAGCCTGCAGAGCCCAGGACCTCACAGCAG ACTGCCACCTTGCCCAGGAGATACCTGCTGCGGGAGCGACAAGGGAACCCGGAGCCTGCCTCCCGGCTACAG GAGACCCCAGATCCCTGGCAGAGCCTGGACCCTTTTGACTCCTTGGACTCTAAGGTCTTCCAGAAAG GTAAGCCCTTTTCTGTGCCGCCTGGTATGGAGGAGCCTCCAGGACATAAGCGCAAGAGGAAAGGTGCCACCAAGCTGCAGGACTTCCACCAGTGGTACCTGGCTGCCT ATGCTGACCATGCTGACAGCAGGAGGCCTCGGCGAAAGGGCCCAACCTTTGCAG ACATGGAAGTGCTGTACTGGAAACACGTAAGAGACCAGCTAGAGAGCCTTCAGAAGCTGCAGAGGCAGAAG ATGACCGAGAGATGGCTGCCTGGGGCCAAGGAGGATATGTGGCCTGTAGAGGAGGAACGCTTGGAAGATTCCCTAGAAGACCTTGGGGAAGCGG ATGACTTTCTAGAGCCTGAGGAATATGCAGAGCGGGAGGAGGTGATGCCTGGGGAAGCTGCTGACCTAG ATGCAGAGGCTATGCCAGAGTCCCTGAGATATGAAGAGCTGGTCCGAAGAAATGTG GAACTCTTCATCGCCACCTCCCAGAAGTTTGTCCAGGAGACAGAGCTTAGCCAGCGCATCAGGGACTGGGAAGATACTATCCAgcccctgctccaggagcag GAGCAGCACGTGCCCTTTGATATCCACACCTATGGGGACCAGTTGGTTTCACGGTTCCCCCAGCTCAATGAGTGGTGTCCCTTTGCAGAGCTTGTAGCGGGGCAGCCTGCTTTTGAGGTTTGCCGCTCCATGCTGGCCTCCTTACAACTG GCTAATGACTATACGGTGGAGATCACCCAGCAGCCAGGACTGGAGGCAGCTGTGGATACCATGTCTCTGAGACTGCTCACACACCAGCGAGCCCATACACGCTTCCAGACCTATGCTGCCCCCTCCATGGTCCAGCCTTGA
- the Ncaph2 gene encoding condensin-2 complex subunit H2 isoform X4, with amino-acid sequence MEDVELDQICISFDEGKTTMNFIEAALLIQGSACVYSKKVEYLYSLVYQALDFISGKRQAKQLSLAQEDRSNRAVNSGTPYETEDEFLSLDDFPDSRANVDLKNDQTSSELLIIPLVPMALVAPDEVEKNSSPLYSCQGEVLASRKDFRMNTCTPDPRGSFMLDPVGMCPVEPADLCPMPRSQKDAEDAEGQPMEVSGNGSQVSVLNISQEPEGPMLSGGDEDAEDAAEPQEAALEPAEPRTSQQTATLPRRYLLRERQGNPEPASRLQETPDPWQSLDPFDSLDSKVFQKGKPFSVPPGMEEPPGHKRKRKGATKLQDFHQWYLAAYADHADSRRPRRKGPTFADMEVLYWKHVRDQLESLQKLQRQKMTERWLPGAKEDMWPVEEERLEDSLEDLGEADDFLEPEEYAEREEVMPGEAADLDAEAMPESLRYEELVRRNVELFIATSQKFVQETELSQRIRDWEDTIQPLLQEQEQHVPFDIHTYGDQLVSRFPQLNEWCPFAELVAGQPAFEVCRSMLASLQLANDYTVEITQQPGLEAAVDTMSLRLLTHQRAHTRFQTYAAPSMVQP; translated from the exons ATGGAGGATGTGGAG CTGGACCAGATCTGCATCTCTTTTGATGAAGGCAAAACCACTATGAACTTCATTGAGGCAGCACTGTTGATCCAGGGCTCGGCTTGTGTCTACAGTAAAAAG GTGGAGTACCTCTACTCACTGGTCTACCAGGCTCTTGATTTTATTTCTGGCAAGAG GCAAGCCAAGCAACTCTCCTTAGCACAGGAAGATAGGAGCAACAGGGCTGTCAACTCAGGAACTCCCTATGAAACAGAGGATGAG TTCCTGTCACTGGATGACTTCCCTGACTCCCGGGCTAATGTGGATCTGAAAAACGACCAGACATCCAGT GAGCTGCTTATCATACCCCTTGTGCCCATGGCTCTGGTGGCCCCTGATGAAGTGGAGAAGAACAGCAGCCCCTTGTATAG CTGTCAGGGTGAGGTCTTGGCCAGCCGAAAGGATTTCAGGATGAACACATGTACCCCTGACCCCAGAGGTTCCTTTATGTTGGATCCAGTGGGAATGTGTCCTGTGGAGCCTGCAGATTTGTGCCCCATGCCAAGGAGCCAGAAAG ATGCTGAGGATGCTGAGGGGCAGCCGATGGAAGTCTCTGGGAATGGGAGTCAAGTTTCCGTACTCAACATCTCCCAAGAGCCAG AAGGCCCAATGCTCAGCGGTGGTGATGAGGATGCAGAGGATGCAGCAGAGCCCCAGGAGGCTGCTCTAGAGCCTGCAGAGCCCAGGACCTCACAGCAG ACTGCCACCTTGCCCAGGAGATACCTGCTGCGGGAGCGACAAGGGAACCCGGAGCCTGCCTCCCGGCTACAG GAGACCCCAGATCCCTGGCAGAGCCTGGACCCTTTTGACTCCTTGGACTCTAAGGTCTTCCAGAAAG GTAAGCCCTTTTCTGTGCCGCCTGGTATGGAGGAGCCTCCAGGACATAAGCGCAAGAGGAAAGGTGCCACCAAGCTGCAGGACTTCCACCAGTGGTACCTGGCTGCCT ATGCTGACCATGCTGACAGCAGGAGGCCTCGGCGAAAGGGCCCAACCTTTGCAG ACATGGAAGTGCTGTACTGGAAACACGTAAGAGACCAGCTAGAGAGCCTTCAGAAGCTGCAGAGGCAGAAG ATGACCGAGAGATGGCTGCCTGGGGCCAAGGAGGATATGTGGCCTGTAGAGGAGGAACGCTTGGAAGATTCCCTAGAAGACCTTGGGGAAGCGG ATGACTTTCTAGAGCCTGAGGAATATGCAGAGCGGGAGGAGGTGATGCCTGGGGAAGCTGCTGACCTAG ATGCAGAGGCTATGCCAGAGTCCCTGAGATATGAAGAGCTGGTCCGAAGAAATGTG GAACTCTTCATCGCCACCTCCCAGAAGTTTGTCCAGGAGACAGAGCTTAGCCAGCGCATCAGGGACTGGGAAGATACTATCCAgcccctgctccaggagcag GAGCAGCACGTGCCCTTTGATATCCACACCTATGGGGACCAGTTGGTTTCACGGTTCCCCCAGCTCAATGAGTGGTGTCCCTTTGCAGAGCTTGTAGCGGGGCAGCCTGCTTTTGAGGTTTGCCGCTCCATGCTGGCCTCCTTACAACTG GCTAATGACTATACGGTGGAGATCACCCAGCAGCCAGGACTGGAGGCAGCTGTGGATACCATGTCTCTGAGACTGCTCACACACCAGCGAGCCCATACACGCTTCCAGACCTATGCTGCCCCCTCCATGGTCCAGCCTTGA
- the Ncaph2 gene encoding condensin-2 complex subunit H2 isoform X1: MEDVEVRFAHLLQPIRDLTKNWEVDVAAQLGEYLEELDQICISFDEGKTTMNFIEAALLIQGSACVYSKKVEYLYSLVYQALDFISGKRQAKQLSLAQEDRSNRAVNSGTPYETEDEFLSLDDFPDSRANVDLKNDQTSSELLIIPLVPMALVAPDEVEKNSSPLYSCQGEVLASRKDFRMNTCTPDPRGSFMLDPVGMCPVEPADLCPMPRSQKDAEDAEGQPMEVSGNGSQVSVLNISQEPEGPMLSGGDEDAEDAAEPQEAALEPAEPRTSQQTATLPRRYLLRERQGNPEPASRLQETPDPWQSLDPFDSLDSKVFQKGKPFSVPPGMEEPPGHKRKRKGATKLQDFHQWYLAAYADHADSRRPRRKGPTFADMEVLYWKHVRDQLESLQKLQRQKMTERWLPGAKEDMWPVEEERLEDSLEDLGEAADDFLEPEEYAEREEVMPGEAADLDAEAMPESLRYEELVRRNVELFIATSQKFVQETELSQRIRDWEDTIQPLLQEQEQHVPFDIHTYGDQLVSRFPQLNEWCPFAELVAGQPAFEVCRSMLASLQLANDYTVEITQQPGLEAAVDTMSLRLLTHQRAHTRFQTYAAPSMVQP, translated from the exons ATGGAGGATGTGGAGGTGCGCTTCGCTCACCTCTTGCAGCCCATCCGAGATCTCACTAAGAACTGGGAGGTGGACGTAGCGGCACAGCTGGGCGAATATCTGGAGGAG CTGGACCAGATCTGCATCTCTTTTGATGAAGGCAAAACCACTATGAACTTCATTGAGGCAGCACTGTTGATCCAGGGCTCGGCTTGTGTCTACAGTAAAAAG GTGGAGTACCTCTACTCACTGGTCTACCAGGCTCTTGATTTTATTTCTGGCAAGAG GCAAGCCAAGCAACTCTCCTTAGCACAGGAAGATAGGAGCAACAGGGCTGTCAACTCAGGAACTCCCTATGAAACAGAGGATGAG TTCCTGTCACTGGATGACTTCCCTGACTCCCGGGCTAATGTGGATCTGAAAAACGACCAGACATCCAGT GAGCTGCTTATCATACCCCTTGTGCCCATGGCTCTGGTGGCCCCTGATGAAGTGGAGAAGAACAGCAGCCCCTTGTATAG CTGTCAGGGTGAGGTCTTGGCCAGCCGAAAGGATTTCAGGATGAACACATGTACCCCTGACCCCAGAGGTTCCTTTATGTTGGATCCAGTGGGAATGTGTCCTGTGGAGCCTGCAGATTTGTGCCCCATGCCAAGGAGCCAGAAAG ATGCTGAGGATGCTGAGGGGCAGCCGATGGAAGTCTCTGGGAATGGGAGTCAAGTTTCCGTACTCAACATCTCCCAAGAGCCAG AAGGCCCAATGCTCAGCGGTGGTGATGAGGATGCAGAGGATGCAGCAGAGCCCCAGGAGGCTGCTCTAGAGCCTGCAGAGCCCAGGACCTCACAGCAG ACTGCCACCTTGCCCAGGAGATACCTGCTGCGGGAGCGACAAGGGAACCCGGAGCCTGCCTCCCGGCTACAG GAGACCCCAGATCCCTGGCAGAGCCTGGACCCTTTTGACTCCTTGGACTCTAAGGTCTTCCAGAAAG GTAAGCCCTTTTCTGTGCCGCCTGGTATGGAGGAGCCTCCAGGACATAAGCGCAAGAGGAAAGGTGCCACCAAGCTGCAGGACTTCCACCAGTGGTACCTGGCTGCCT ATGCTGACCATGCTGACAGCAGGAGGCCTCGGCGAAAGGGCCCAACCTTTGCAG ACATGGAAGTGCTGTACTGGAAACACGTAAGAGACCAGCTAGAGAGCCTTCAGAAGCTGCAGAGGCAGAAG ATGACCGAGAGATGGCTGCCTGGGGCCAAGGAGGATATGTGGCCTGTAGAGGAGGAACGCTTGGAAGATTCCCTAGAAGACCTTGGGGAAGCGG CAGATGACTTTCTAGAGCCTGAGGAATATGCAGAGCGGGAGGAGGTGATGCCTGGGGAAGCTGCTGACCTAG ATGCAGAGGCTATGCCAGAGTCCCTGAGATATGAAGAGCTGGTCCGAAGAAATGTG GAACTCTTCATCGCCACCTCCCAGAAGTTTGTCCAGGAGACAGAGCTTAGCCAGCGCATCAGGGACTGGGAAGATACTATCCAgcccctgctccaggagcag GAGCAGCACGTGCCCTTTGATATCCACACCTATGGGGACCAGTTGGTTTCACGGTTCCCCCAGCTCAATGAGTGGTGTCCCTTTGCAGAGCTTGTAGCGGGGCAGCCTGCTTTTGAGGTTTGCCGCTCCATGCTGGCCTCCTTACAACTG GCTAATGACTATACGGTGGAGATCACCCAGCAGCCAGGACTGGAGGCAGCTGTGGATACCATGTCTCTGAGACTGCTCACACACCAGCGAGCCCATACACGCTTCCAGACCTATGCTGCCCCCTCCATGGTCCAGCCTTGA
- the Ncaph2 gene encoding condensin-2 complex subunit H2 isoform X3 → MEDVELDQICISFDEGKTTMNFIEAALLIQGSACVYSKKVEYLYSLVYQALDFISGKRQAKQLSLAQEDRSNRAVNSGTPYETEDEFLSLDDFPDSRANVDLKNDQTSSELLIIPLVPMALVAPDEVEKNSSPLYSCQGEVLASRKDFRMNTCTPDPRGSFMLDPVGMCPVEPADLCPMPRSQKDAEDAEGQPMEVSGNGSQVSVLNISQEPEGPMLSGGDEDAEDAAEPQEAALEPAEPRTSQQTATLPRRYLLRERQGNPEPASRLQETPDPWQSLDPFDSLDSKVFQKGKPFSVPPGMEEPPGHKRKRKGATKLQDFHQWYLAAYADHADSRRPRRKGPTFADMEVLYWKHVRDQLESLQKLQRQKMTERWLPGAKEDMWPVEEERLEDSLEDLGEAADDFLEPEEYAEREEVMPGEAADLDAEAMPESLRYEELVRRNVELFIATSQKFVQETELSQRIRDWEDTIQPLLQEQEQHVPFDIHTYGDQLVSRFPQLNEWCPFAELVAGQPAFEVCRSMLASLQLANDYTVEITQQPGLEAAVDTMSLRLLTHQRAHTRFQTYAAPSMVQP, encoded by the exons ATGGAGGATGTGGAG CTGGACCAGATCTGCATCTCTTTTGATGAAGGCAAAACCACTATGAACTTCATTGAGGCAGCACTGTTGATCCAGGGCTCGGCTTGTGTCTACAGTAAAAAG GTGGAGTACCTCTACTCACTGGTCTACCAGGCTCTTGATTTTATTTCTGGCAAGAG GCAAGCCAAGCAACTCTCCTTAGCACAGGAAGATAGGAGCAACAGGGCTGTCAACTCAGGAACTCCCTATGAAACAGAGGATGAG TTCCTGTCACTGGATGACTTCCCTGACTCCCGGGCTAATGTGGATCTGAAAAACGACCAGACATCCAGT GAGCTGCTTATCATACCCCTTGTGCCCATGGCTCTGGTGGCCCCTGATGAAGTGGAGAAGAACAGCAGCCCCTTGTATAG CTGTCAGGGTGAGGTCTTGGCCAGCCGAAAGGATTTCAGGATGAACACATGTACCCCTGACCCCAGAGGTTCCTTTATGTTGGATCCAGTGGGAATGTGTCCTGTGGAGCCTGCAGATTTGTGCCCCATGCCAAGGAGCCAGAAAG ATGCTGAGGATGCTGAGGGGCAGCCGATGGAAGTCTCTGGGAATGGGAGTCAAGTTTCCGTACTCAACATCTCCCAAGAGCCAG AAGGCCCAATGCTCAGCGGTGGTGATGAGGATGCAGAGGATGCAGCAGAGCCCCAGGAGGCTGCTCTAGAGCCTGCAGAGCCCAGGACCTCACAGCAG ACTGCCACCTTGCCCAGGAGATACCTGCTGCGGGAGCGACAAGGGAACCCGGAGCCTGCCTCCCGGCTACAG GAGACCCCAGATCCCTGGCAGAGCCTGGACCCTTTTGACTCCTTGGACTCTAAGGTCTTCCAGAAAG GTAAGCCCTTTTCTGTGCCGCCTGGTATGGAGGAGCCTCCAGGACATAAGCGCAAGAGGAAAGGTGCCACCAAGCTGCAGGACTTCCACCAGTGGTACCTGGCTGCCT ATGCTGACCATGCTGACAGCAGGAGGCCTCGGCGAAAGGGCCCAACCTTTGCAG ACATGGAAGTGCTGTACTGGAAACACGTAAGAGACCAGCTAGAGAGCCTTCAGAAGCTGCAGAGGCAGAAG ATGACCGAGAGATGGCTGCCTGGGGCCAAGGAGGATATGTGGCCTGTAGAGGAGGAACGCTTGGAAGATTCCCTAGAAGACCTTGGGGAAGCGG CAGATGACTTTCTAGAGCCTGAGGAATATGCAGAGCGGGAGGAGGTGATGCCTGGGGAAGCTGCTGACCTAG ATGCAGAGGCTATGCCAGAGTCCCTGAGATATGAAGAGCTGGTCCGAAGAAATGTG GAACTCTTCATCGCCACCTCCCAGAAGTTTGTCCAGGAGACAGAGCTTAGCCAGCGCATCAGGGACTGGGAAGATACTATCCAgcccctgctccaggagcag GAGCAGCACGTGCCCTTTGATATCCACACCTATGGGGACCAGTTGGTTTCACGGTTCCCCCAGCTCAATGAGTGGTGTCCCTTTGCAGAGCTTGTAGCGGGGCAGCCTGCTTTTGAGGTTTGCCGCTCCATGCTGGCCTCCTTACAACTG GCTAATGACTATACGGTGGAGATCACCCAGCAGCCAGGACTGGAGGCAGCTGTGGATACCATGTCTCTGAGACTGCTCACACACCAGCGAGCCCATACACGCTTCCAGACCTATGCTGCCCCCTCCATGGTCCAGCCTTGA
- the LOC130888595 gene encoding protein SCO2 homolog, mitochondrial, translating into MVLQALGPKAWPRLSQFKPRVLLRIPGGETLYVKSRHWSGQGQPRGPGLRTRLLITAVFGAGLGWAWLAARAEKEQRRQQQRTEALRQAAVGQGDFSLMDHKGQPRCKADFRGQWVLMYFGFTHCPDICPDELEKLVQVVQKLEAEPDLPLVQPVFITVDPERDDVAAMARYVKDFHPRLLGLTGSKEQVAQASRNYRVYYSAGPKDEDQDYIVDHSIAIYLLNPDGLFTDYYGRSRSAEQIVDSVRRHIAAFQSILP; encoded by the coding sequence ATGGTGCTACAGGCTCTAGGGCCCAAAGCCTGGCCCAGGCTCTCTCAGTTCAAACCTCGAGTCCTTCTCCGGATCCCAGGAGGTGAAACTCTGTATGTAAAGTCCCGACACTGGTCAGGGCAGGGCCAGCCCAGAGGCCCTGGGCTAAGAACCAGGCTGCTGATCACTGCTGTGTTtggagctgggctgggctgggcctggCTGGCAGCAAGAGCTGAGAAGGAACAGAGGCGCCAACAGCAACGGACAGAGGCCCTGCGCCAGGCTGCTGTGGGCCAGGGCGACTTCAGCCTAATGGACCACAAAGGCCAGCCGCGATGTAAAGCCGACTTTCGAGGCCAGTGGGTACTGATGTACTTTGGCTTCACTCACTGCCCTGATATCTGCCCTGATGAGCTGGAAAAACTGGTCCAGGTGGTCCAGAAGCTGGAGGCAGAGCCTGACCTGCCCCTGGTGCAGCCTGTCTTCATCACTGTGGACCCAGAACGGGATGATGTGGCAGCCATGGCCCGGTATGTGAAGGACTTCCACCCAAGACTGCTGGGTCTGACTGGTTCGAAAGAACAAGTGGCCCAAGCTAGTCGCAACTACCGTGTATACTACAGTGCTGGTCCCAAGGATGAGGACCAGGACTATATTGTGGACCATTCCATTGCTATCTACTTGCTCAACCCAGACGGTCTTTTCACGGACTACTATGGTCGAAGCCGGTCAGCAGAGCAGATTGTAGACAGTGTACGTCGGCACATAGCTGCCTTCCAAAGCATCCTGCCCTGA
- the Tymp gene encoding thymidine phosphorylase: protein MAAPGTSSPSTPEAAGAVSGGAGREPKKLPELIRLKRDGGHLSEADIRDFVQAVMDGSAQDTQIGAMLMAIRLQGMDPEETSVLTQALADSGQQLEWPKAWHQQLVDKHSTGGVGDKVSLVLAPALAACGCKVPMISGRGLGHTGGTLDKLESIPGFNVTQSPEQILRLLEEVGCCIVGQSKKLVPADGILYAARDVTATVDSVPLITASILSKKVVEGLSTLVVDVKFGGAAVFPDQEQARELANTLVRAGVGLGLRVAAALTAMDSPLGRSVGHTLEVEEALLCLDGAGPPDLRDLVLRLGGAILWLNGQAETQDQGVARVAAALDDGSALRRFQLMLSAQGVEPGLARALCSGSPAQRRQLLPHAREQEELLAPADGTVENVLALPLARVLHELGAGRSRAGQPIRPGVGAELLVDVGQWLYRGTPWIRVHLDGPALSDQQRRALQGALVLSDRAPFKAPSPFAELVLPPTVVQP, encoded by the exons ATGGCAGCTCCAGGGACATCATCTCCCTCAACCCCAGAGGCAGCTGGTGCCGTCTCAGGGGGAGCGGGGAGGGAACCCAAGAAGCTGCCTGAGCTGATCCGCCTCAAACGAGATGGAGGGCATCTGAGTGAGGCAGATATCAGGGATTTCGTGCAAGCAGTGATGGATGGAAGCGCACAGGACACACAAATTG GGGCTATGCTGATGGCCATTCGGCTGCAGGGCATGGACCCAGAAGAGACATCCGTGCTGACGCAGGCCCTGGCAGACTCTGGGCAACAACTCGAGTGGCCTAAAGCCTGGCACCAGCAGCTTGTGGATAAACACTCCACGGGAGGTGTGGGtgacaaggtcagcctggttctgGCACCTGCCCTGGCTGCGTGTGGCTGTAAG GTGCCAATGATCAGCGGCCGTGGTCTGGGACACACAGGAGGCACACTGGATAAGCTGGAGTCTATTCCTGGGTTCAATGTCACCCAGAGCCCAGAGCAG ATATTGCgcttactggaggaagtgggcTGCTGCATTGTTGGCCAGAGTAAGAAGCTGGTCCCTGCTGATGGAATCCTGTATGCTGCACGAGATGTGACAGCTACTGTGGACAGTGTACCACTCATTACAG CCTCAATCCTCAGTAAGAAGGTCGTGGAAGGACTGTCCACTCTGGTGGTGGATGTTAAGTTTGGGGGGGCTGCAGTCTTCCCAGACCAGGAGCAGGCCCGAGAGCTGGCAAACACATTG GTTAGGGCGGGAGTGGGCCTGGGGCTGCGGGTCGCCGCAGCCCTCACGGCCATGGATAGCCCTCTGGGCCGCAGCGTGGGCCATACCCTGGAAGTGGAAGAAGCGTTGCTTTGCCTGGACGGTGCGGGGCCGCCGGACCTACGGGACCTGGTCCTTAGGCTAG GGGGCGCCATCCTTTGGCTTAACGGACAGGCGGAAACCCAAGACCAGGGCGTTGCCCGAGTGGCCGCGGCGTTGGATGACGGCTCTGCGCTGCGTCGCTTCCAGCTGATGCTTTCGGCGCAGGGCGTGGAGCCAGGCCTAGCCAGAGCACTGTGTTCCGGGAGCCCCGCGCAACGCCGCCAGCTGCTGCCCCACGCGAGAGAGCAAGAGGAGCTGCTCGCCCCTGCAGACG GCACCGTGGAGAACGTCTTGGCGTTGCCGCTGGCCCGTGTGCTGCACGAGCTCGGGGCCGGACGCAGCCGAGCGGGACAGCCCATCAGGCCGGGAGTGGGTGCCGAGCTGCTGGTCGACGTCGGTCAGTGGCTGTACCGCG GTACACCCTGGATCCGCGTACACTTGGACGGCCCGGCGCTCAGCGACCAGCAGCGCCGCGCTCTGCAGGGGGCGCTCGTGCTGTCTGACCGCGCACCCTTCAAGGCCCCTTCACCTTTCGCTGAGCTAGTCCTCCCACCGACCGTCGTTCAGCCCTAA